A single window of Martelella sp. NC20 DNA harbors:
- a CDS encoding rhodanese-like domain-containing protein, with the protein MPFEMISATALKALLGEADEYAFLDVREHGQYGEGHPFFCVSLPYSVIEQRAPLLVPRRDTLCILMDNGDGVAELAHGRMAAMGYTALVVLEGGAPAWASAGYTLFKGVNVLSKSFGELVEETCHTPSISAEDLLEMQRKGGPLVMLDGRPPHEFNKMSLPGARSCPNAELAYRLPELVRDETTPVVVNCAGRTRSIIGAQSLRNVGVRNPVYALRNGTQGWRLAGFDLQHGESPQPQPGLSDRSEALAGARAADLVARFGLKMISASELQKMRADAERTTYVFDVRTETEYREAHVAGAIHAPGGQLVQATDEYLATRNARIVLCDDLGLRAAGTAVWLAGMGHSVFILDVDSRKGTEAGMPSLPSAPSFRAISQAELLRAQASGARLYDASRGMEYRKAHVEGARWVTRARLYEDDVDSEPIVVLGRSEQLVGGVIERLAALGAGDVCGFIGGPDLWAEAGLAVVSTPYEPAEEACIDFLFFVHDRHNDNLEAARQYLTWELNLLKQLDAQERGALNPLMAMEAERM; encoded by the coding sequence ATGCCTTTTGAAATGATCTCCGCGACCGCGCTGAAGGCGCTGCTCGGGGAAGCGGACGAGTATGCCTTTCTGGATGTGCGCGAACATGGCCAGTATGGCGAGGGACACCCGTTCTTCTGCGTGAGCCTTCCCTATAGCGTCATCGAGCAGCGCGCGCCGCTGCTGGTGCCACGCCGTGATACGCTCTGCATCCTGATGGACAATGGCGACGGCGTTGCCGAACTGGCCCATGGCCGCATGGCCGCCATGGGGTATACCGCGCTTGTCGTGCTTGAAGGCGGCGCGCCGGCATGGGCTTCAGCCGGCTACACCCTGTTCAAGGGGGTCAATGTTCTCTCCAAGAGTTTCGGCGAGCTTGTGGAAGAGACCTGCCATACGCCGTCTATCTCCGCTGAGGACCTGCTGGAGATGCAGCGAAAAGGCGGGCCGCTGGTGATGTTGGACGGACGGCCGCCGCATGAATTCAACAAGATGTCCCTGCCTGGCGCCCGGTCGTGCCCCAACGCGGAACTGGCTTACCGGCTACCCGAACTCGTCCGCGATGAAACGACGCCGGTTGTGGTCAATTGCGCGGGCCGGACGCGCTCCATCATCGGTGCCCAGTCGCTGCGCAATGTCGGCGTTCGCAACCCGGTCTACGCTCTGCGCAACGGCACGCAGGGATGGCGGCTGGCGGGGTTCGACCTGCAGCACGGGGAGAGCCCACAGCCGCAGCCCGGGCTCAGCGACCGTTCGGAGGCCTTGGCGGGAGCGCGCGCCGCCGATCTTGTGGCCCGTTTCGGACTGAAGATGATCTCCGCGTCGGAGCTTCAGAAAATGCGCGCGGACGCCGAGCGCACGACGTATGTTTTCGACGTCCGAACCGAAACGGAATATCGCGAGGCCCATGTCGCGGGCGCGATCCATGCGCCCGGCGGGCAACTGGTGCAGGCCACCGACGAATATCTGGCAACCCGCAATGCGCGGATCGTGCTCTGCGATGATCTAGGATTGCGCGCGGCCGGAACGGCGGTGTGGCTTGCCGGCATGGGACATTCGGTCTTTATCCTTGACGTCGATTCCAGAAAGGGGACCGAAGCCGGAATGCCCTCGCTGCCGTCCGCGCCCTCATTCCGCGCGATTTCGCAGGCGGAATTGTTGCGGGCCCAGGCCTCGGGAGCGCGGCTCTACGATGCCTCGCGCGGAATGGAATACCGCAAGGCGCATGTCGAAGGCGCACGCTGGGTCACCCGCGCGCGGCTTTATGAAGACGATGTCGACAGCGAACCGATTGTTGTTCTCGGCCGTTCGGAGCAACTGGTGGGCGGCGTGATCGAGCGCCTCGCAGCGCTGGGCGCGGGCGACGTCTGCGGCTTTATCGGCGGTCCCGATCTCTGGGCGGAAGCCGGACTTGCGGTGGTTTCCACGCCTTACGAACCGGCGGAAGAGGCGTGTATCGACTTTCTTTTCTTCGTCCACGACCGGCATAATGACAATCTGGAGGCGGCGCGCCAATACCTTACCTGGGAGCTCAATCTGCTGAAGCAGCTTGACGCGCAGGAGCGCGGTGCGCTTAACCCTCTTATGGCTATGGAAGCGGAGCGCATGTGA
- the metC gene encoding cystathionine beta-lyase codes for MKRETKLCHYGQPGLPGPANPPVVRASTILHQTLESYKARKTARESDDSVLSYGRRGTTTAHALMEAIADLEGGEGAWLYPTGVAAISAVLMALLRPGDHFLLVDTIFAATRTFCDDVLAEFGVRYDLFPSDATDLTPYIRPETRLVFVESPGSQTFEVMDLPALCKSAHDHGLTVVADNTYASGWLYQPLALGCDVSVIAGTKYLGGHADVMMGAASATGEAAQKIRAGAIVTGQTLAPDEAYATLRGMRTLSLRLERHETNALQLARWLEGRTEVARVLHPALPAHPGHALWARDASGSNGLFSVAFVPGFDAGALADRLRLFYVGSSWGGFESLVMPIAPARDRASLRGLPEDSQILRFHAGLEHIDDLIEDLQTAFDALSESQ; via the coding sequence ATGAAACGGGAAACAAAGCTTTGCCACTATGGCCAGCCCGGTCTGCCGGGGCCTGCCAACCCGCCGGTGGTGCGGGCGTCAACGATCCTGCATCAGACACTTGAAAGCTACAAGGCGCGCAAGACCGCGCGCGAGAGCGACGACAGCGTTCTTTCCTATGGCCGGCGGGGCACGACCACCGCCCATGCCCTGATGGAAGCGATCGCCGACCTTGAGGGCGGCGAGGGCGCGTGGCTCTATCCGACCGGCGTTGCGGCCATTTCGGCGGTCCTGATGGCGCTCTTGAGGCCGGGCGATCACTTCCTGCTGGTGGATACCATTTTCGCCGCCACCAGAACCTTCTGCGACGATGTGCTCGCCGAATTCGGCGTGCGCTACGATCTGTTTCCTTCGGACGCCACCGATCTGACGCCCTATATCCGCCCGGAGACCAGGCTGGTCTTCGTCGAATCGCCCGGTTCCCAGACCTTCGAAGTCATGGATCTTCCCGCCTTGTGCAAGAGCGCCCACGACCATGGTCTCACGGTCGTCGCCGACAACACCTATGCTTCCGGCTGGCTCTACCAGCCTCTGGCGCTCGGCTGTGACGTCTCGGTGATCGCCGGCACCAAATATCTCGGTGGCCATGCCGATGTGATGATGGGCGCCGCCAGCGCAACCGGCGAGGCCGCGCAGAAAATCCGCGCCGGCGCCATCGTGACCGGCCAGACGCTTGCCCCCGACGAGGCCTATGCCACGCTGCGGGGCATGCGCACCCTGTCGCTGCGTCTCGAGCGCCACGAAACCAATGCGCTTCAACTGGCCAGGTGGCTGGAAGGGCGGACCGAAGTCGCGCGGGTGCTGCATCCGGCCCTTCCGGCCCATCCCGGGCACGCCTTGTGGGCGCGTGACGCCAGCGGCTCGAACGGCCTGTTCAGCGTCGCCTTCGTTCCAGGCTTTGACGCGGGCGCGCTCGCCGACCGGCTTCGCCTGTTCTATGTCGGCAGCAGCTGGGGCGGGTTCGAAAGCCTGGTAATGCCGATCGCGCCCGCGCGCGACAGGGCAAGCCTGCGGGGGCTTCCCGAGGACAGCCAAATTCTCCGGTTCCACGCGGGCCTCGAGCATATCGACGACCTCATCGAGGATCTCCAAACAGCGTTCGACGCCTTGTCGGAAAGTCAGTGA